The Streptomyces sp. NBC_01275 genome has a segment encoding these proteins:
- a CDS encoding histidine triad nucleotide-binding protein gives MAGEPQDDCLFCKIVGGQIPATIVRETETTLAFRDINPQAPTHVLVIPKAHYPDAATLAAGAPELAADVLRETRAVADEDKLDSYRVVFNTGAGAGQTVFHAHAHVVGGRGLHWPPG, from the coding sequence ATGGCAGGGGAGCCGCAGGACGACTGTCTGTTCTGCAAGATCGTCGGGGGGCAGATCCCGGCGACGATCGTGCGGGAGACGGAGACGACCCTCGCCTTCCGGGACATCAACCCCCAGGCGCCCACCCACGTCCTGGTGATCCCGAAGGCGCACTACCCGGACGCCGCCACCCTCGCCGCCGGTGCGCCGGAGCTCGCCGCCGACGTCCTGCGCGAGACGCGGGCGGTCGCCGACGAGGACAAGCTGGACAGCTACCGCGTCGTCTTCAACACGGGCGCGGGCGCCGGCCAGACCGTCTTCCACGCGCACGCGCATGTCGTCGGCGGCCGTGGTCTGCACTGGCCTCCCGGGTAA
- a CDS encoding S41 family peptidase: MTQPATSAAYLRFPHLHGELAAFVAEDDVWLAPLDGGRAWRVSADNMPVSVPRISPDGTTVAWTSTRDGAPEVHIAPVDGGPATRLTYWGSMQTRVRGWTPDGRVLAVSTHDQATLRRSWARAVPVDGGPATTLPYGPVGAVAYGPHTVLLSAPMGRDAAHWKRYRGGTAGKLWIDRGGPDGEGAGDFVRLHEDLDGNIEWPVWAGERLAFLSDHEGTGALYSSLADGSDLRRHTPLEGFYARQAAGDGTRVVYMCAGELWLLDDLEGAEPRRLDVRLGGQRIDRRPRPVTAAAWLGGAAPDHTARGSAVEVRGAVHWVTHRAGPARALAATPGVRARLPRTFRAEGEEWAVWVTDAEGEDALEFAPATGPAPGATPRRLAAGQLGRVLELAMAPDGSRAAVAAHDGRLLLLERETGEVRELDRSPDGEVSDLVFSPDSGWLAWSHPGPRPLSQLKLANVTDLSVTEATPLRFRDYAPAFTLDGKHLAFLSTRAFDPVYDEHVFDLSFVAGARPHLITLAATTPSPFGPQRHGRPFEAPDKDETPDSEGTPATRIDLEGLADRIVPFPVEAGRYSGLAAAKDGVLWLRHPVRGVLGASRATPDDPDPNTELERYDLAQQRIEHLAADADGFEVSGDGKRLLLWTDGKLKVVPSDRRASGDEDSDSNITVDLGRIRQSVDPAAEWRQMFDETGRIMRDNFWRPDLGGVDWDGVLDRYRPLVDRAATHDDLVDLLWEVHGELGTSHAYVIPRGGYGRGPRQGRLGADVSRHEDGSWRIDRVLPSETSDPDARSPLAAPGVAVRAGDAIVAVGGHPVDPVTGPGPLLVGTAGKAVELTISPSGGGEPRHAVVVPIADEEALRYHAWVADRRAYVHQASGGRLGYLHVPDMQAPGWAQIHRDLRVEVAREGLIVDVRENRGGHTSQLVVEKLARRVVGWDVPRGMRPSSYPEDAPRGPVVAVANEFSGSDGDIVNAAIKALGIGPVVGTRTWGGTVGIDSRYRLVDGTLVTQPKYATWLEGYGWGVENHGVDPDVEVIARPQDHAAGRDVQLDEAISLALASLEATPARTPPALPTG; the protein is encoded by the coding sequence GTGACCCAGCCCGCGACCTCTGCCGCATACCTCAGATTCCCGCACCTGCACGGCGAGTTGGCGGCCTTCGTCGCCGAGGACGACGTGTGGCTGGCGCCCCTCGACGGCGGGCGCGCCTGGCGGGTCAGCGCCGACAACATGCCGGTCTCCGTGCCGCGCATCTCCCCCGACGGCACGACCGTCGCCTGGACCTCCACCCGCGACGGCGCCCCCGAGGTGCACATCGCGCCGGTCGACGGCGGCCCCGCGACCCGGCTGACGTACTGGGGGAGCATGCAGACCCGGGTGCGCGGCTGGACCCCCGACGGGCGGGTCCTCGCCGTCAGCACCCACGACCAGGCGACCCTGCGCCGCAGTTGGGCCCGCGCCGTCCCGGTCGACGGCGGACCGGCGACCACCCTGCCGTACGGGCCGGTCGGCGCCGTCGCGTACGGGCCGCACACCGTGCTGCTGTCCGCGCCGATGGGCCGCGACGCCGCCCACTGGAAGCGCTACCGGGGCGGTACGGCGGGCAAGCTGTGGATCGACCGCGGCGGCCCCGACGGGGAAGGCGCAGGCGACTTCGTCCGGCTGCACGAGGACCTCGACGGGAACATCGAGTGGCCGGTGTGGGCGGGGGAGCGCCTCGCGTTCCTCTCCGACCACGAGGGCACGGGCGCGCTGTACTCGTCCCTCGCCGACGGCTCCGATCTGCGCCGGCACACGCCCCTCGAGGGCTTCTACGCCCGCCAGGCCGCCGGCGACGGCACCCGGGTCGTGTACATGTGCGCAGGCGAACTGTGGCTGCTGGACGACCTGGAGGGCGCCGAACCGCGCCGGCTCGACGTCCGGCTCGGCGGGCAGCGCATCGACCGCCGGCCCCGCCCGGTGACCGCCGCCGCCTGGCTCGGCGGGGCCGCGCCCGACCACACCGCGCGCGGCAGCGCCGTGGAGGTGCGGGGCGCCGTGCACTGGGTCACCCACCGCGCGGGACCCGCCCGCGCCCTCGCCGCGACGCCCGGCGTCCGGGCCCGGCTGCCGCGCACCTTCCGCGCGGAGGGCGAGGAGTGGGCGGTGTGGGTGACGGACGCCGAGGGCGAGGACGCCCTGGAGTTCGCCCCGGCCACCGGACCCGCCCCCGGCGCCACCCCGCGCAGGCTGGCCGCCGGACAGCTGGGCCGGGTCCTGGAACTGGCCATGGCCCCCGACGGCAGCCGGGCCGCGGTCGCCGCGCACGACGGACGGCTGCTGCTTCTCGAGCGGGAGACGGGCGAGGTCCGCGAGCTCGACCGCAGCCCCGACGGCGAGGTGTCCGACCTGGTCTTCTCGCCCGACTCCGGCTGGCTCGCCTGGTCGCACCCCGGCCCGCGCCCGCTCAGCCAGCTCAAGCTCGCCAACGTCACCGACCTGTCGGTCACCGAGGCGACCCCGCTGCGCTTCCGCGACTACGCGCCCGCGTTCACCCTCGACGGCAAGCACCTCGCGTTCCTGTCCACCCGCGCCTTCGACCCGGTCTACGACGAGCACGTCTTCGACCTCTCCTTCGTCGCCGGGGCCCGCCCGCACCTCATCACGCTGGCCGCGACCACCCCGTCGCCCTTCGGACCGCAGCGCCACGGCCGTCCCTTCGAGGCCCCCGACAAGGACGAGACGCCCGACAGCGAGGGCACCCCGGCCACCCGGATCGACCTCGAAGGGCTCGCCGACCGGATCGTGCCGTTCCCGGTCGAGGCCGGCCGCTACTCCGGGCTGGCCGCCGCCAAGGACGGCGTGCTGTGGCTGCGCCACCCGGTGCGCGGGGTCCTCGGCGCCTCCCGAGCCACCCCCGACGACCCCGATCCGAACACCGAGCTGGAGCGCTACGACCTCGCCCAGCAGCGCATCGAGCACCTCGCCGCCGACGCCGACGGCTTCGAGGTCAGCGGCGACGGCAAGCGGCTGCTGCTGTGGACCGACGGCAAGCTCAAGGTCGTGCCCAGCGACCGGCGCGCCTCCGGCGACGAGGACAGCGACTCCAACATCACCGTCGACCTCGGCCGGATCCGGCAGAGCGTCGACCCGGCCGCCGAGTGGCGGCAGATGTTCGACGAGACCGGCCGCATCATGCGGGACAACTTCTGGCGGCCCGACCTGGGCGGGGTCGACTGGGACGGCGTCCTCGACCGCTACCGGCCGCTGGTTGACCGGGCCGCCACCCACGACGACCTGGTCGACCTGCTGTGGGAGGTGCACGGCGAACTCGGCACCTCGCACGCCTACGTCATACCGCGCGGCGGCTATGGCCGCGGGCCCCGCCAGGGCCGGCTCGGCGCGGACGTCTCCCGGCACGAGGACGGCAGTTGGCGCATCGACCGCGTCCTGCCCTCGGAGACCTCCGACCCCGACGCCCGCTCCCCGCTCGCCGCCCCCGGCGTCGCGGTGCGCGCCGGCGACGCGATCGTCGCCGTCGGCGGCCACCCGGTGGACCCGGTGACCGGTCCCGGACCGCTGCTCGTGGGTACGGCGGGCAAGGCGGTCGAGCTGACGATCTCGCCGTCCGGCGGGGGCGAGCCGCGGCACGCGGTCGTCGTGCCGATCGCCGACGAGGAGGCGCTGCGCTACCACGCGTGGGTCGCGGACCGGCGGGCCTACGTCCACCAGGCCTCCGGGGGCCGGCTCGGCTATCTGCACGTGCCCGACATGCAGGCGCCCGGCTGGGCGCAGATCCACCGTGACCTGCGGGTCGAGGTGGCCCGCGAGGGGCTGATCGTCGACGTCCGGGAGAACCGGGGCGGGCACACCTCCCAGCTGGTCGTGGAGAAGCTGGCGCGGCGGGTCGTCGGCTGGGACGTGCCGCGCGGCATGCGGCCGTCCAGCTATCCGGAGGACGCGCCCCGCGGTCCCGTCGTCGCCGTCGCCAACGAGTTCTCCGGGTCCGACGGGGACATCGTCAACGCGGCGATCAAGGCGCTGGGGATCGGGCCGGTGGTCGGCACGCGGACGTGGGGCGGGACGGTGGGCATCGACAGCCGGTACCGGCTCGTCGACGGCACGCTGGTCACCCAGCCCAAGTACGCGACCTGGCTGGAGGGTTACGGCTGGGGGGTGGAGAACCACGGCGTCGATCCGGACGTGGAGGTGATCGCCCGGCCGCAGGACCATGCGGCCGGGCGGGATGTCCAGCTCGACGAGGCGATCTCGCTGGCGCTGGCCTCGCTGGAGGCCACGCCGGCCAGGACGCCGCCCGCGTTGCCGACCGGATGA
- a CDS encoding VOC family protein has product MELAQVRLLVTDFPACYHFYAEVLGLKPQSGATEGPYEKFSPATGSAGIALQDRAMMARVLGELGDAATGHRSLVVLRVDDLDAYCAGVVSRGGVLVHGPVPMTDRMRVAHLRDPEGNLVELQEWLLLGG; this is encoded by the coding sequence TTGGAACTCGCCCAGGTACGGCTGCTCGTCACCGACTTCCCGGCCTGCTACCACTTCTACGCCGAAGTCCTCGGCCTCAAGCCCCAGTCGGGGGCGACCGAAGGACCGTACGAGAAGTTCAGTCCCGCCACCGGCTCCGCGGGGATCGCGCTCCAGGACCGCGCCATGATGGCCCGGGTCCTCGGTGAGCTGGGCGATGCGGCGACGGGGCACCGCTCCCTGGTCGTTCTGCGGGTCGACGACCTCGACGCCTACTGCGCCGGTGTCGTCTCGCGCGGCGGCGTCCTCGTCCACGGCCCGGTCCCGATGACCGACCGGATGCGCGTCGCGCATCTCAGGGATCCGGAGGGCAATCTGGTGGAGCTTCAGGAGTGGCTGCTGCTCGGCGGCTGA
- a CDS encoding 16S rRNA (uracil(1498)-N(3))-methyltransferase — translation MTAPVFVVEELPGPGARSAFVLDGPEGRHAVSVKRLRAGEAVVLTDGAGRWAEGEVVAAEGKDRLVLSLKDVVEEPAESPRITVVQALPKGDRGELAVETMTETGVDAIVPWAAARCITQWKGERGLKALAKWRATAREAGKQSRRVRFPEVADQATTRQVAALLSEADFAAVLHEDREYGSEPLATAELPSSGRIVLVVGPEGGVSPEELALFEGVGAKAYRLGRSVLRTSTAGTAATALLLGRTGRWS, via the coding sequence ATGACCGCGCCTGTGTTCGTCGTCGAGGAGCTGCCGGGCCCCGGCGCCCGCTCCGCGTTCGTGCTGGACGGCCCCGAAGGGCGTCACGCCGTGTCGGTGAAGCGGCTGCGGGCCGGCGAGGCGGTCGTCCTCACCGACGGCGCCGGCCGCTGGGCCGAGGGCGAGGTCGTCGCCGCCGAGGGCAAGGACCGGCTGGTCCTGAGCCTGAAGGACGTCGTGGAGGAGCCCGCCGAGTCGCCTCGCATCACCGTCGTACAGGCCCTCCCCAAGGGCGACCGGGGTGAGCTGGCCGTCGAGACGATGACCGAGACCGGCGTCGACGCGATCGTGCCGTGGGCCGCCGCCCGCTGCATCACGCAGTGGAAGGGCGAGCGGGGCCTGAAGGCGCTCGCCAAGTGGCGGGCCACCGCCCGTGAGGCCGGCAAGCAGTCCCGCCGGGTGCGCTTTCCGGAGGTCGCGGACCAGGCGACGACCAGACAGGTCGCCGCACTGCTGTCCGAGGCCGACTTCGCGGCGGTGCTGCACGAGGACCGGGAGTACGGCAGCGAGCCGCTCGCAACCGCCGAACTGCCCTCCTCCGGACGGATCGTGCTGGTCGTGGGGCCCGAAGGGGGTGTCTCCCCCGAGGAGTTGGCGCTTTTCGAGGGGGTCGGCGCGAAGGCGTACCGGCTGGGGCGTAGCGTGCTGCGCACGTCGACCGCAGGGACCGCGGCGACCGCGCTGCTGCTGGGGCGCACCGGCCGCTGGTCCTGA
- a CDS encoding nitronate monooxygenase — MSSALTDLFPHPIVQAPMAGGVSVPQLAAAVSEAGGLGFLAAGYKTADGMYQEIKQLRSLTGRPFGVNLFMPQPEHAETGAVEVYAHQLAGEAAWYETELGDPDSGRDDGYDAKLAVLLDNPVPVVSFHFGVPSGDALDSLRRAGTFTLVTATTADEALAVQRAGADAVIVQGVEAGGHQGTHKDIPENDGSGIGLLSLIAQVRECVSLPIVAAGGLMRGSQIAAALAAGASAAQLGTAFLATPESGAHAVHKQALTNALFVRTELTRAFSGRPARGLVNRFLREHGPYAPAAYPEVHHLTSPLRKAAAKAGDAQGMALWAGQGHRLARELPAGRLVEVLADEIEAARTALAEVPGGLGGSGGEGGDA, encoded by the coding sequence ATGTCCTCCGCACTGACCGATCTCTTCCCTCACCCGATCGTGCAGGCCCCCATGGCGGGCGGTGTCTCCGTTCCGCAGCTCGCCGCGGCCGTGTCCGAGGCCGGTGGGCTCGGGTTCCTCGCCGCCGGGTACAAGACGGCCGACGGCATGTACCAGGAGATCAAGCAGCTGCGGAGTCTCACCGGCCGCCCCTTCGGCGTGAACCTCTTCATGCCGCAGCCGGAGCATGCGGAGACCGGTGCGGTCGAGGTCTACGCCCATCAGCTGGCCGGCGAGGCCGCCTGGTACGAGACAGAGCTGGGCGACCCGGACAGCGGCCGTGACGACGGCTACGACGCCAAACTCGCCGTCCTGCTGGACAACCCGGTGCCGGTGGTCTCCTTCCACTTCGGCGTGCCCAGCGGCGACGCGCTGGACTCCCTGCGCCGCGCGGGAACGTTCACCCTGGTCACCGCGACCACCGCCGACGAGGCTCTCGCCGTGCAGCGGGCCGGCGCGGACGCGGTGATCGTGCAGGGCGTGGAGGCCGGCGGCCATCAGGGCACCCACAAGGACATCCCCGAGAACGACGGCTCCGGCATCGGGCTGCTCTCCCTGATCGCCCAGGTCCGCGAGTGCGTGAGCCTGCCGATCGTCGCCGCCGGCGGTCTGATGCGCGGCAGCCAGATCGCCGCGGCCCTCGCGGCCGGCGCGAGCGCGGCCCAGCTGGGCACCGCGTTCCTGGCCACCCCCGAGTCGGGCGCCCACGCCGTGCACAAGCAGGCGCTGACCAACGCGCTCTTCGTGCGCACCGAGCTGACCCGCGCCTTCTCCGGCCGCCCGGCCCGTGGCCTGGTCAACCGCTTCCTGCGCGAGCACGGCCCGTACGCGCCCGCCGCCTACCCGGAGGTCCACCACCTCACCTCGCCGCTGCGCAAGGCGGCCGCCAAGGCGGGCGACGCGCAGGGCATGGCGCTGTGGGCGGGGCAGGGCCATCGGTTGGCCCGTGAGCTTCCGGCCGGGCGGCTGGTGGAGGTGCTGGCGGACGAGATCGAGGCGGCCCGGACAGCGTTGGCCGAGGTTCCCGGGGGCCTCGGGGGCTCCGGCGGCGAGGGCGGCGACGCCTGA
- the dnaJ gene encoding molecular chaperone DnaJ: protein MATDYYAVLGVRRDASQEEIKKAFRRLARELHPDVNPDPKTQERFKEINAAYEVLSDPQKKQVYDLGGDPLSQSGGAGAGGFGAGGFGNFSDIMDAFFGTASQRGPRSRTRRGQDAMIRLEVDLEEAAFGTTKDIQVDTAIVCATCSGEGAAPGTTAQTCDMCRGRGEVSQVTRSFLGQVMTSRPCPQCQGFGTVVPTPCPECAGDGRVRSRRTLTVKIPAGVDNGTRIQLAGEGEVGPGGGPAGDLYVEIHELPHAMFQRRGDDLHCTVTLPMTAASLGTKVPLETLDGLEEVDIRPGTQSGQSIPLHGRGVTHLRGGGRGDLIVHVEVMTPTKLDPEQERLLRELAKLRGEERPLGQFQPGQQGLFSRLKDAFNGR from the coding sequence GTGGCCACGGACTACTACGCCGTTCTCGGCGTGCGCCGCGACGCGTCGCAGGAAGAGATCAAGAAGGCCTTCCGGCGGCTCGCACGCGAGCTGCACCCGGACGTCAACCCCGATCCGAAGACCCAGGAGCGGTTCAAGGAGATCAACGCCGCCTACGAGGTGTTGTCGGACCCGCAGAAGAAGCAGGTCTACGACCTCGGCGGCGACCCGCTCTCCCAGTCCGGCGGCGCCGGCGCGGGCGGCTTCGGCGCGGGCGGCTTCGGGAACTTCTCGGACATCATGGACGCGTTCTTCGGTACGGCGTCGCAGCGCGGGCCGCGCTCGCGCACCCGGCGCGGCCAGGACGCGATGATCCGGCTGGAGGTCGACCTCGAGGAGGCCGCCTTCGGCACGACCAAGGACATCCAGGTCGACACGGCGATCGTCTGCGCCACCTGCAGCGGTGAGGGCGCGGCGCCGGGCACGACCGCCCAGACGTGTGACATGTGCCGCGGTCGCGGCGAGGTGTCGCAGGTGACCCGGTCCTTCCTGGGCCAGGTCATGACGTCCCGGCCCTGCCCGCAGTGCCAGGGCTTCGGCACCGTCGTGCCGACCCCGTGCCCGGAGTGCGCGGGCGACGGCCGGGTCCGCTCCCGTCGCACGCTGACGGTGAAGATCCCGGCCGGCGTCGACAACGGCACCCGTATCCAGCTCGCGGGCGAGGGCGAGGTCGGCCCCGGCGGCGGCCCCGCCGGCGACCTGTACGTCGAGATCCACGAGCTGCCGCACGCGATGTTCCAGCGGCGCGGGGACGACCTGCACTGCACGGTCACCCTGCCGATGACGGCGGCGTCCCTCGGCACGAAGGTGCCGCTGGAGACGCTGGACGGCCTGGAGGAGGTCGACATCCGGCCCGGCACCCAGTCCGGCCAGTCGATCCCCCTGCACGGCCGGGGCGTCACGCATCTGCGCGGCGGCGGGCGCGGCGACCTGATCGTCCACGTCGAGGTCATGACCCCGACCAAGCTCGACCCCGAACAGGAACGCCTGCTGCGCGAGCTGGCCAAGCTGCGCGGCGAGGAACGGCCTCTGGGGCAGTTCCAGCCGGGTCAGCAAGGTCTTTTCTCGCGGCTGAAGGATGCGTTCAACGGGCGGTGA
- the hrcA gene encoding heat-inducible transcriptional repressor HrcA, with protein sequence MLSERRLQVLRAIVQDYVGTEEPVGSKALTERHSLGVSPATVRNDMAALEDEGYIAQPHTSAGRIPTDKGYRLFVDKLAGVKPMTGPERRAIQNFLDGAVDLDDVVARTVRLLAQLTRQVAVVQYPSLTRSTVRHVELLSLAPARLMLVLITDTGRVEQRMVDCPAPFGETSVADLRARLNSRVAGRRFSDVPRLLEDLPDAFELDERGTVTTVLSTLLETLVEENEERLMIGGTANLTRFGHDFPLVIRPVLEALEEQVVLLKLLGEAGDSGMTVRIGHENAYEGLNSTSVVSVGYGSGGEAVAKLGVVGPTRMDYPGTMGAVRAVARYVGQILAES encoded by the coding sequence ATGCTGAGTGAACGCAGGCTCCAGGTGCTGCGCGCCATCGTCCAGGACTACGTCGGCACCGAGGAGCCCGTCGGCTCCAAGGCGCTCACCGAACGGCACAGCCTCGGCGTGTCCCCGGCGACGGTCCGCAACGACATGGCGGCCCTGGAGGACGAGGGGTACATCGCGCAGCCGCACACCAGCGCCGGGCGGATCCCCACCGACAAGGGCTACCGGCTCTTCGTCGACAAGCTGGCCGGCGTCAAGCCGATGACGGGCCCCGAGCGGCGCGCCATCCAGAACTTCCTCGACGGCGCCGTCGACCTCGACGACGTGGTGGCCCGTACGGTACGGCTGCTCGCGCAGCTCACCCGGCAGGTCGCCGTCGTGCAGTACCCGTCGCTGACCCGCTCGACCGTGCGGCACGTGGAGCTGCTCTCGCTCGCGCCCGCGCGCCTGATGCTCGTGCTGATCACGGACACCGGGCGGGTCGAGCAGCGGATGGTGGACTGCCCGGCGCCGTTCGGCGAGACCTCGGTGGCGGATCTGCGGGCCCGGCTGAACAGCAGGGTCGCGGGCCGCCGCTTCTCGGACGTGCCGCGGCTGCTGGAGGACCTGCCGGACGCCTTCGAGCTCGACGAGCGCGGCACGGTCACGACGGTGCTCTCCACCCTCCTGGAGACGCTCGTCGAAGAGAACGAGGAGCGGCTGATGATCGGCGGCACCGCCAATCTCACCCGCTTCGGACATGACTTTCCTCTCGTGATCCGACCCGTCCTGGAGGCCCTGGAGGAGCAGGTCGTCCTCCTCAAACTCCTTGGCGAGGCGGGGGATTCGGGCATGACCGTACGCATCGGTCACGAGAACGCCTACGAGGGACTCAACTCCACTTCCGTGGTGTCGGTCGGCTACGGTTCGGGCGGCGAGGCAGTCGCCAAGCTCGGCGTGGTCGGACCGACCCGCATGGATTACCCGGGAACGATGGGAGCGGTACGCGCAGTGGCACGGTACGTCGGACAGATCCTGGCGGAGTCGTAA
- a CDS encoding MBL fold metallo-hydrolase: MTVTWEGLGWERVAAGVGRVRLPGWDCTAGLVVGADAVLMIDAGSSLAEGELLRGQAWELTGRHVTHLALTHPHFDHVFGAAAFADTEVFGAAGVAAVLSFGTVEAQELRADAVRNGLEESAATAATAALVRPRHLVSGERTLDLGGGRQVLLANVGPGHTAHDLAVLVPGSPPTVFCGDLVEESGEPQAGPDAVPAHWPAALDRLLALGGEDARYVPGHGAVVDAAFLRAQRDALSGRFGVSP; this comes from the coding sequence ATGACGGTGACTTGGGAAGGGCTGGGGTGGGAACGGGTCGCGGCCGGGGTGGGACGGGTCCGGCTGCCGGGCTGGGACTGCACGGCGGGACTGGTGGTGGGGGCGGACGCGGTGCTGATGATCGACGCGGGGTCGAGCCTGGCGGAGGGGGAGCTGCTGCGGGGGCAGGCGTGGGAGCTGACCGGCCGACATGTGACTCATCTCGCGCTGACCCATCCCCATTTCGACCATGTGTTCGGCGCGGCGGCGTTCGCGGACACGGAGGTGTTCGGGGCGGCGGGCGTCGCCGCCGTCCTGTCCTTCGGGACCGTCGAGGCACAGGAGCTGCGGGCGGACGCGGTGCGCAACGGGCTGGAGGAGAGCGCGGCCACGGCGGCCACGGCCGCGCTCGTACGCCCCCGCCACCTCGTCTCCGGCGAGCGGACCCTCGACCTGGGCGGCGGCCGCCAGGTCCTGCTGGCGAACGTGGGACCCGGGCACACCGCCCATGACCTGGCCGTCCTGGTGCCGGGCTCGCCCCCGACGGTCTTCTGCGGCGACCTGGTCGAGGAGTCCGGGGAACCCCAGGCCGGCCCCGACGCCGTACCCGCCCACTGGCCGGCCGCCCTGGACCGCCTCCTCGCCCTCGGCGGCGAGGACGCGCGGTACGTGCCCGGTCACGGGGCGGTGGTGGACGCGGCGTTCCTCAGGGCGCAGCGGGACGCCTTGAGCGGCCGTTTCGGCGTGTCGCCCTGA
- a CDS encoding DUF3097 domain-containing protein, with translation MRQYPADLTPPWKKPRPVPEVAAEPGLVVEEPGTGFCGAVIRCEAGTVTLEDRFGKHRVFPLEPRGFLLEGRVVTLVRPSSGPARPTRTASGSVAVPGARARVARAGRIYVEGRHDAELVEKVWGDDLRVEGVVVEYLEGVDDLPSIVAEFAPGPDARLGVLVDHLIPGTKEWRIAEAVTSEHALVVGHPYIDVWEAVKPSAVGIQSWPRVPHGQDWKTGVCRALGWPENTGAVWQAILARVGSYKDLEPELLGRVEELIDFVTAPEE, from the coding sequence ATGCGCCAGTACCCCGCCGACCTGACCCCTCCGTGGAAGAAGCCCCGGCCCGTCCCCGAGGTCGCGGCGGAGCCCGGCCTGGTGGTGGAGGAGCCCGGGACCGGGTTCTGCGGCGCGGTGATCCGCTGCGAGGCGGGCACGGTGACCCTGGAGGACCGCTTCGGCAAGCACCGCGTGTTCCCGCTGGAGCCGCGCGGCTTCCTCCTGGAGGGGCGGGTCGTGACCCTCGTACGGCCTTCGTCGGGGCCGGCACGTCCCACCCGTACCGCCTCCGGTTCGGTCGCCGTCCCCGGCGCGCGGGCACGGGTCGCCCGCGCCGGGCGCATCTACGTCGAGGGCCGGCACGACGCCGAGCTGGTCGAGAAGGTGTGGGGCGACGACCTGCGCGTCGAGGGCGTGGTCGTGGAGTACCTGGAGGGCGTGGACGACCTCCCTTCGATCGTCGCCGAGTTCGCCCCGGGCCCGGACGCCCGGCTGGGCGTCCTGGTGGACCACCTGATCCCGGGCACCAAGGAATGGCGCATCGCGGAGGCCGTGACCAGCGAGCACGCGCTGGTCGTCGGCCATCCGTACATCGACGTCTGGGAGGCCGTGAAGCCGTCCGCCGTGGGCATCCAGTCCTGGCCCCGCGTTCCGCACGGCCAGGACTGGAAGACGGGCGTGTGCCGGGCGCTGGGCTGGCCGGAGAACACCGGGGCGGTGTGGCAGGCGATCCTGGCGCGCGTGGGGTCGTACAAGGACCTGGAGCCGGAGTTGCTGGGACGGGTCGAGGAACTGATCGACTTCGTCACGGCCCCGGAAGAGTGA
- the hemW gene encoding radical SAM family heme chaperone HemW, translating to MPSALPDGEPVPDDGALPVHALTGAADRPLGFYLHVPYCATRCGYCDFNTYTATELRGTGGVLASRDNYADTLIDEVRLARKVLGDDPREVRTVFVGGGTPTLLAAADLVRMLGAIRDEFGLAADAEITTEANPESVGPAYLAALRQGGFNRISFGMQSARQHVLKILDRTHTPGRPEACVAEARAAGFAHVNLDLIYGTPGESDDDWRASLDAALGAGPDHVSAYALIVEEGTQLARRIRRGEVPMTDDDVHADRYLIAEETLSAAGYDWYEVSNWATSQAGRCLHNELYWRGADWWGAGPGAHSHVGGVRWWNVKHPGAYAAALAGGRSPGAGRELLSEEDRRVERILLELRLREGVPLSLLKEAGLAAAERSRADGLLQQQPYDEGRAVLTLRGRLLADAVVRDLVD from the coding sequence ATGCCTTCCGCACTCCCCGACGGCGAGCCGGTCCCGGACGACGGCGCACTCCCGGTGCACGCGCTCACCGGCGCCGCCGACCGCCCCCTCGGTTTCTACCTGCACGTCCCGTACTGCGCGACCCGCTGCGGCTACTGCGACTTCAACACCTACACCGCCACCGAGCTGCGCGGCACCGGCGGCGTCCTCGCCTCCCGCGACAACTACGCCGACACCCTGATCGACGAGGTCCGGCTGGCCCGCAAGGTCCTCGGCGACGACCCGCGCGAGGTCCGCACGGTCTTCGTCGGCGGCGGCACGCCGACCCTGCTGGCCGCGGCCGACCTCGTCCGGATGCTGGGCGCGATCCGCGACGAGTTCGGGCTGGCCGCGGACGCGGAGATCACCACGGAGGCGAACCCGGAGTCGGTCGGTCCCGCCTATCTGGCCGCCCTGCGCCAGGGCGGCTTCAACCGGATCTCCTTCGGCATGCAGAGCGCCAGACAGCACGTGCTGAAGATCCTCGACCGCACGCACACGCCGGGCCGTCCGGAGGCCTGTGTGGCGGAGGCCCGTGCGGCGGGGTTCGCGCACGTCAACCTCGACCTGATCTACGGCACGCCCGGCGAGTCCGACGACGACTGGCGGGCGTCGCTGGACGCGGCCCTGGGCGCCGGCCCCGACCATGTCTCGGCCTACGCCCTGATCGTCGAGGAGGGCACCCAGCTGGCCCGCCGCATCAGGCGCGGCGAGGTCCCGATGACCGACGACGACGTCCACGCCGACCGGTATCTGATCGCGGAGGAGACCCTGTCCGCGGCGGGCTACGACTGGTACGAGGTGTCCAACTGGGCCACCTCGCAGGCGGGCCGCTGTCTGCACAACGAGCTGTACTGGCGCGGCGCCGACTGGTGGGGCGCGGGACCGGGCGCGCACAGCCATGTCGGCGGGGTGCGCTGGTGGAACGTCAAGCACCCCGGCGCGTACGCGGCGGCGCTCGCCGGCGGCCGCTCACCGGGGGCCGGACGGGAACTCCTGTCCGAGGAGGACCGCCGGGTCGAGCGCATCCTGCTGGAGCTGCGCCTGCGCGAGGGCGTCCCGCTGAGCCTCCTGAAGGAGGCCGGACTGGCCGCCGCGGAACGCTCCCGTGCGGACGGCCTGCTCCAGCAGCAGCCGTACGACGAGGGCCGCGCCGTCCTCACCCTGCGCGGGCGGCTGCTGGCGGACGCGGTGGTACGGGACCTGGTGGACTGA